From the genome of Candidatus Brocadiaceae bacterium:
TGCGAGTACCTGGAGCAGTACGGCGACGGCGTCTGGCGGACGCCCGCCCTGCTGGTGCGGGCCGAGGCCCTGGCCGCCCTGGACCGCACCGACGAGGCCCGGGCGATCTGGGACGACGCGCCCGCCTCCCGCCGGCTCTTCGCCGCCCTGCGGTCCCGCGGGCTGCTGGCCGGGCCGCCCGCACGCCCCCTGCCGCCGCCGCCCGCTGCCGAGACGGACCAGGACGCCCCGGCCGAGGACCCCTGAGGCGCCCCATGGACGATCTCCCGGACAGGGCCCTCCGCTTCGCCCGCAGGCACGGGCTCCTGAATCCCGGAGAGCGCGCCGTCATCGCGTTCAGCGGCGGGGCGGACTCGGTGGCCCTGGCCCTGGCCCTGGAAGCCCTCCGCGACGACGGCCGCCTGCCCCTGGCGCTCTCCCTGGCCCACCTCAACCACATGCTCCGCGGGGCCGAGGCGGACCGGGATGAGGCGTTCTGCCGCGACTTCGCCGACGCACACTCCCTGCCGATCGCGATCGAACGGGCGGACGTGCGCGCGCACGTGCGCACGCACGGCGGCTCGCTGGAGGCGGCTGCCCGCCGGCTGCGCTACGAGTTCCTGGCCCGCGCGGCCGACCGCGCCGGCGCCGGCGCCGTGCTGACGGCCCATCACGCCGACGACGTCGCAGAAACAGTGCTCCTGCGCCTGGTGCGGGGCGCCGGGCTGCACGGGCTCGGGGCCATGGCACCCACCCGGCCGCTGGACGACGCCGGACGGCCGCACCTGCGGCTCGTCCGCCTCCTGCTCGAGGTGCCCCGGGCGGACCTGCTGGCCTACGTGCAGCGGCGCGGGCAGGCATTCTGCACCGACAGCACCAACCGCGACACCCGCCACGCGCGCAACCGCGTGCGCCACCTGCTCATGCCGCTGCTCGCACGCGAGTTCCCCACGTTCAGCACCGCCGCCCTGGCGGGCCTCAACGCCTCCGCACTCGAGTCCGCCGCGCTGCTCGATTCCCTGCTGGACGACCTCTGGCCCCGCCTCTGCCTTCGGGCCGGGCCGCGGGAGGTCGTGCTGGCGGCGGCGCCGCTGGCCGACGCCGCCGCCCCGTTGCGCAAGGCGGCCGGCCGGCGCGCGTTCGGACGCCTCTGCACGCCCCCGGCGCCCGCGCTCCGATTCGGCCACATGGAGGAGCTGGCCCGGCTGCCGGGGCGGCCGGTCGGAACGTGTCTGGCCCTGCCGCGGGGCGTCCGCGCCCGCCGCGAGCACGGCGTGGTGCGGTTCCTCGTCGGCCCCGCCGAAGGCTGGCCGCCCCGCACGCTCCCGGTGCCCGGAGCCGTCGAGCTGCCCGAGGCCGGGCTGCGCCTGGAGGCGACCGTCCTGCCGGCCGGCAGCCTGGCGGCCTCCGAGGCCGCCGCCCGCGCGACCGAGGGCCGGGTGTTCCTGGACGTGCGCACGACCGGCCGCCGCCTGGTCGTCCGCACGCGCACGCCCGGTGACCGCTTCCACCCCCTGGGGGCGCCGGGCGAAGGCCGCCTGAAGGGCTTCTTCATCAACGCCAGAGTGCCGCGCGGGGACCGCGATCGCATCCCGCTGGTCGCCACGGACGACGGGGCCGTCGTCTGGGTGGTGGGGCACCGGATCGGCGAGCCGTTCCGGCTGCGCGGCGACGACGCACCGGTGCTGTGCCTGCAGGCCGAACGCACGGATCGGCCCCCCGTCTGAGAGCACACGCCCGTTTGCTTTTCGAGGCCCCCGTGCGGTACCATGCTGCTTCCCTGAAAGGGCTTGCGCACACGGGATGAGAGTCGCCACCTGCCTGAAACTGATCGTTCTGGGAGCCTTCCTGATCGCCCTGGGGGTCGGCGTCCGCACGGCGCGGAACCTCTGGCAACACTATACGTCCCCCGAGTATCTCGAGGCGACGCTCCGCACCGAGCTCTCGCGGATGCTGCAGGCGGAGCTGGAACTGGGGCCGGTGCGGCTGAACGAAGAGGGCCTGCTGTCCGTTCGGGACCTCGCGCTGCGCCTGCCGGACGAACCCGAGCCGGTGCTCGCCTGCCCCGAGATCCTGGTGGAGCTGGACCCGTTGCAGATGCTGCGCAGGCGGCCCGTGGTGGTGCGGGCGACGCTCGTGGACCCGACGCTGCGCCTGGCCTACTCCCCGGCCGGGGGACGATGGAACGTCCAGGACCTCCTTGCGCCGGCGGGACGGGAGCCGGACGCCCCGCGCGACGTGCCCCTGCCGCCCGGGCTCCTGCGCGGGGGCATCGTGCTCGACAACGCAACGATCGTGGTGCGCCACGAGCAGTTGTTCGGCGACCCGGCCCCCCGGGCATACCCCGGCATCTACCTGCAACTGCGCCCCGCGCGCGGCCTCCGGTCCTGGACGGCCGACGGGGACCTCCGGGCGGGGTGTTTCGGCGGGATGCGGCTGCAGGGCTGGGCCCGGGTGGCCGACGTGCCGGAGTTGAGCCTGCAGATCGCCGCCGCCGGCCTGCGAGCCGACGAGGCCTTCTGGCACCAGGTCCCGTTCGGAAGCGGCATCTGGCGGCAGTTCGCCGTGCGGGGACTCGTGGACTGCCAGGGCACGATCCGGCAGCGGGTGGGAGAGGAGGCGCGCTTCAGCATCCAGGCGGAACTCGCCCATGCCGCCGTACGCGTGCCGTACTACCCCGTGGAACTCGCCGAACTCCACGGACGCGTCCACGTCACCCAGAAGAAGGTACAGCTCCAGGACTGCGTGGGCGTGATCCCGGCCGGGCAACTGGACGTCTCGGAGTCCGATTCCCCGCCGCCTCAGGTGCGGGTGAACGGCGCGCTGCCCCTGGCCGGCGGCACGGGCAGGATCTATGCGGAGGTGATGGACATGCCCTTCGGCCGGGAGACGGTCACCGCCATCCCGGAGGCCGGCCCGGAGATTTGGCGGCGCCTGGCGCCGGAGGGGCGATGCCGCGTGCAGCTCACCATCGAGGACCGCCCCGCGCCGGCGCCCGACACGTTCCGGGCCGTCGTCCATCTGGACGACGCCACCGTCCGCCCGCCCGAGCTGCCCGTGCCGGTGCGGCGCGTCGGCGGGAGCCTCGTCGTGGACGGACGGACGGCCCGCCTGGCGGGCGTGACCGGCCAGATCATGCAGGACGCCGGCCCCGACTCGCCGTCGTCGTTCGCCGCCGTCGGGCTGGACGGCGTGCTGGACCTGCGGGGGGACGACACGGCCCTGCGGGTGACCGTGCGCAACCTGGACTCCGACCAGGCCCTCGTCCAGGCCGTCCCCCGCGTGGGCGCCGACCTGTGGACGACGTTCCGGCCCGAGGTGGTCCTGGACGCCGACCTGCTGCTGAGGGGCAACGTGGCCCGCCAGGACGTCGCCGCCACCGTGTTGCTGGCGCTGCACGGCGGCACGGTCCATGCCGACTTCCTGCCCATGCCCGTCCACGACGTCTGCGGGCTGCTGCGCGTGGAGGACGGCGCCGTCCTCGTCGAGGGCCTCACGGCCGTCCTGGACACCGCCGAGCGGCAGGACAACGGGATCGCCGGGCGGAGCATGGTCCGGCTCTGCGGCCGGGTGCGGCCGGAATCGACGGCAGGCGACCTCTACGTGGAGGCCGCGAACCTGAGGCTGAACGAGACGATCCTGGCCACCGTGCCGGAGGTCGGACGGCGGCTCTGGGAGGAGGCCCAACCGCAGGGCACGATATCGGTGAGCGGCCGCGTGCGGCACGACCCGGAGCAGAAGGCGCCACTGCGCTTCCTGCTCACCGTGGACCTGCAGGACATCACGGCCCTGCCTCGCTTCCTGCCGGTCCCGATCGACGCCCTTGCGGGACACCTGCTCCTGACGGAGGACCAGGCGATCAGCAACGACTTCAGCGGCGTCACCTGCAGCGGGCAGTTCGACGGCGCGGCCGTCGTCTACTACGGCCAGGGGGTCGAACTGCCCGGCTACGGCGCGCAGCTCCAGTTCTCCCAGATCGAACTCGGCGAGCTGCTCGGCGCAATCACCGACGGGCCGGCCGACCTGACCGGCCGGCTCAGCGGAGCACTGGCCATCGGCGGACTGGCGGGCGACTCCCTGAGCACCGTCGGCCGCGGGGTCGTGAGGCTCTCGCAGGGCCGCCTGTTCGAAACGCCGTTCTTCGGCCAGTTGCTCGGCGTCCTCCGCTTGTCCGTGGGGGGGGCCGAACAGGGCACGACGCGC
Proteins encoded in this window:
- the tilS gene encoding tRNA lysidine(34) synthetase TilS; the encoded protein is MDDLPDRALRFARRHGLLNPGERAVIAFSGGADSVALALALEALRDDGRLPLALSLAHLNHMLRGAEADRDEAFCRDFADAHSLPIAIERADVRAHVRTHGGSLEAAARRLRYEFLARAADRAGAGAVLTAHHADDVAETVLLRLVRGAGLHGLGAMAPTRPLDDAGRPHLRLVRLLLEVPRADLLAYVQRRGQAFCTDSTNRDTRHARNRVRHLLMPLLAREFPTFSTAALAGLNASALESAALLDSLLDDLWPRLCLRAGPREVVLAAAPLADAAAPLRKAAGRRAFGRLCTPPAPALRFGHMEELARLPGRPVGTCLALPRGVRARREHGVVRFLVGPAEGWPPRTLPVPGAVELPEAGLRLEATVLPAGSLAASEAAARATEGRVFLDVRTTGRRLVVRTRTPGDRFHPLGAPGEGRLKGFFINARVPRGDRDRIPLVATDDGAVVWVVGHRIGEPFRLRGDDAPVLCLQAERTDRPPV